In the Devosia sp. SL43 genome, one interval contains:
- the crcB gene encoding fluoride efflux transporter CrcB, with protein MYPFLLVGAGGAIGAMARFGVGSLVGRLWPMSFPLATMLINIIGSLAMGLFVGLMARFLPAWQENARLFVAVGILGGFTTFSSFSLDTIVLIERGEWLMAGAYVLLSVVVCLIGLYLGLLVTRGVA; from the coding sequence ATGTATCCCTTCCTCCTCGTCGGCGCTGGCGGCGCGATTGGCGCCATGGCGCGTTTCGGTGTTGGCAGCCTCGTCGGCCGCCTCTGGCCGATGTCCTTCCCGCTGGCGACTATGCTGATCAACATCATCGGCTCCCTCGCCATGGGGCTGTTTGTTGGCCTCATGGCGCGCTTCCTCCCCGCCTGGCAGGAAAACGCCCGTCTGTTCGTCGCCGTCGGCATTCTCGGAGGCTTCACCACCTTTTCGTCCTTTTCGCTCGACACCATCGTGCTGATTGAGCGCGGCGAATGGTTGATGGCGGGCGCTTATGTGCTGTTGTCGGTTGTGGTTTGTCTCATTGGGCTTTATCTCGGGCTTTTGGTGACCCGAGGCGTGGCATGA
- a CDS encoding replication-associated recombination protein A gives MSDLFAADPTDNDTARPLADQLRPRSLDEVIGQTHLLGPDGTLRRMIATGRLGSLILWGPPGTGKTTVARLLADQIDYTFVQISAVFSGVADLKKVFEKARFERLSGHKTLLFVDEIHRFNRAQQDGFLPVMEDGTIVLVGATTENPSFELNAALLSRSQVLRFESLGPEDLEKLVQRAEELTGAALPLEPEARTTLLTLADGDGRALLGLVEEVLASAKPDEILDAAGLLTVVQRRAPIYDKAQDGHYNLISALHKTIRGSDPDAALYYFARMLDAGEDPLFLARRLIRMAVEDIGLADPQALPQAVAGRDAFQMLGSPEGELALAQVVVYLALAPKSNAVYTAYKGAVSVAKSTGSPMPPMVILNAPTKLMKGSGYGDGYIYDHDTPEAFSGQEYFPEKIGRQKFYEPVERGFERDLKKRIDYFERLRAAKRESEGQ, from the coding sequence ATGTCCGACCTCTTCGCCGCCGATCCCACCGACAACGACACTGCACGCCCGCTGGCCGACCAGCTGCGGCCGCGTTCGCTTGACGAGGTCATCGGCCAGACCCACCTGCTTGGCCCTGATGGCACCCTGCGCCGGATGATCGCCACTGGCCGGCTCGGCTCGCTGATCCTGTGGGGACCGCCCGGAACCGGCAAGACCACGGTAGCGCGGCTGCTGGCCGACCAGATCGACTATACGTTCGTGCAGATATCGGCTGTCTTCTCGGGCGTGGCTGACCTCAAGAAGGTATTCGAGAAGGCCCGCTTCGAGCGCCTCAGTGGCCACAAGACGCTGCTGTTTGTCGATGAAATCCATCGTTTCAACCGGGCGCAGCAGGATGGCTTCCTGCCGGTGATGGAAGACGGCACCATCGTTCTGGTTGGCGCTACTACAGAAAATCCCTCCTTCGAACTCAATGCGGCGCTGCTCTCCCGCAGCCAGGTGCTGCGGTTCGAGTCGCTTGGCCCCGAAGACCTCGAAAAGCTGGTGCAGCGCGCCGAGGAACTGACCGGAGCTGCGCTCCCTTTGGAGCCTGAGGCCCGTACCACTCTGCTGACTCTCGCCGACGGCGACGGCCGGGCTTTGCTAGGCCTGGTTGAAGAAGTGCTCGCTTCTGCCAAGCCGGACGAAATCCTCGATGCGGCTGGCCTCCTGACGGTCGTGCAGCGCCGCGCGCCGATCTACGACAAGGCGCAGGACGGCCACTACAATCTCATCTCGGCCCTGCACAAGACTATCCGCGGCTCCGATCCCGACGCCGCGCTCTATTATTTCGCCCGCATGCTCGACGCCGGCGAGGATCCCCTGTTCCTCGCCCGCCGGCTGATCCGCATGGCGGTGGAGGATATCGGGCTGGCCGATCCGCAGGCTCTGCCGCAAGCGGTGGCGGGGCGCGATGCCTTCCAGATGCTGGGCTCGCCCGAGGGCGAGCTGGCGCTGGCGCAGGTCGTCGTCTATCTTGCGCTCGCTCCCAAATCCAATGCCGTCTACACGGCCTACAAGGGCGCCGTGAGCGTCGCCAAGTCCACCGGCTCACCCATGCCGCCCATGGTCATCCTAAACGCCCCCACCAAGCTCATGAAGGGCTCTGGCTATGGCGACGGCTATATCTACGACCACGACACGCCCGAGGCCTTCTCCGGCCAGGAGTATTTTCCCGAGAAGATCGGCCGCCAGAAATTCTATGAGCCGGTGGAGCGAGGCTTCGAGCGGGACTTGAAGAAGCGTATCGATTATTTCGAACGGCTAAGGGCAGCCAAGCGGGAGTCTGAGGGGCAATAG
- a CDS encoding AAA family ATPase, whose translation MHPVLPLADLGRRIVIFGPSNAGKSTLAEALARKLGVPVVHLDQLHHTPNTDWVPRPRDEFHALQREAIAGDAWVMDGNYSALVEERLARATGAIVLDDNHWLRLGRYFNRTLFQRYRPGALAGNKDSIKWSMIHWVAIASRRNAARYRQMVEATELPRVFCSSMGEVKSLHRAWGLS comes from the coding sequence ATGCACCCTGTCCTTCCCCTGGCGGATCTCGGCCGTCGCATCGTCATCTTCGGGCCATCCAATGCCGGCAAATCAACGCTGGCCGAAGCCCTGGCGCGCAAGCTCGGCGTCCCGGTGGTACATCTCGATCAGTTGCACCACACCCCCAATACCGACTGGGTACCCCGCCCCAGAGACGAGTTTCACGCGCTGCAGCGCGAGGCCATAGCCGGCGATGCATGGGTGATGGACGGCAACTACAGCGCACTGGTCGAAGAGCGACTGGCGCGGGCAACCGGGGCAATTGTCCTGGACGACAATCACTGGCTGCGGCTGGGCCGCTATTTCAACCGCACCTTGTTTCAGCGCTATCGACCCGGGGCGCTCGCAGGCAACAAGGACAGCATCAAGTGGTCGATGATCCACTGGGTCGCCATCGCGTCAAGACGCAATGCAGCGCGCTATCGCCAGATGGTGGAAGCGACAGAGCTTCCTCGGGTGTTTTGTAGCTCGATGGGTGAGGTCAAATCATTGCATCGCGCATGGGGGCTGTCCTAG
- a CDS encoding NAD-dependent epimerase/dehydratase family protein encodes MRTGQVLVTGASGFVGKWTVIELLRAGFSVRGTVRSEAKAEAVRAAVRAELGEDILYKLTFAKLDLMRDHGWLEAMLRINAICHVAAQILAEEPKDPQKVIGPAVEGTERVMRFATLAGVKRIVMTSSIATVGYGHGHTIGKRIYTEEHFTNLDAMKFTWAYCIGKTKAERAAWAYARSEELDLTTIHPGAILGPALDDDASISLGMVTGLLDGAMPALPSNGFSIIDVRDVAAMHVAALQQPASVGHRYLATSDYVPFPQVGRILAEAYPDRQITQKIVPDWIIKLLARFGGPTRQIINDIGNEKHYSRDKGEKLLGRPFISGQDAILASAESAVRLGLLNPKQG; translated from the coding sequence ATGCGAACTGGTCAGGTTCTGGTTACGGGTGCGAGTGGCTTTGTCGGCAAATGGACCGTCATCGAGTTGCTGCGCGCGGGCTTCAGCGTTCGCGGTACGGTCCGGTCCGAGGCCAAGGCCGAGGCGGTGCGGGCGGCGGTAAGGGCCGAGCTGGGAGAGGATATTCTCTACAAGCTCACCTTCGCCAAGCTCGACTTGATGCGCGATCACGGTTGGCTGGAGGCCATGCTGCGGATCAACGCCATCTGCCACGTGGCGGCCCAGATTCTCGCAGAGGAGCCCAAGGACCCGCAGAAGGTGATCGGTCCTGCTGTGGAAGGCACGGAACGCGTGATGCGCTTCGCCACCCTGGCCGGGGTCAAGCGCATCGTCATGACCTCATCGATCGCCACTGTCGGCTATGGTCACGGCCATACCATTGGCAAGCGCATCTATACCGAGGAACACTTCACCAACCTCGACGCCATGAAGTTCACCTGGGCCTATTGCATCGGCAAGACCAAGGCCGAGCGCGCTGCCTGGGCCTATGCCCGCTCTGAAGAGCTGGATCTGACGACAATCCATCCCGGCGCCATTCTTGGACCGGCGCTCGACGATGACGCCAGCATCTCGCTGGGCATGGTCACCGGTCTGCTTGATGGCGCCATGCCGGCTTTGCCCAGCAACGGCTTCTCGATTATCGACGTCAGGGACGTGGCGGCGATGCATGTCGCGGCGCTGCAGCAGCCGGCATCCGTCGGCCATCGCTATCTGGCGACATCGGACTATGTGCCATTCCCGCAAGTGGGGCGCATTCTCGCCGAGGCGTACCCCGATCGCCAGATCACCCAGAAGATCGTGCCCGACTGGATCATCAAGCTGCTCGCCCGCTTCGGCGGCCCGACGCGCCAGATCATCAACGACATCGGTAACGAGAAGCATTATTCGCGCGACAAGGGCGAAAAGCTGTTGGGGCGGCCGTTTATCTCGGGCCAGGACGCGATTTTGGCATCAGCGGAGAGCGCTGTGCGGCTTGGACTGCTTAACCCCAAGCAGGGGTAG
- the rplQ gene encoding 50S ribosomal protein L17, producing MRHGNSGRKLNRTASHRKAMFANMSAALIKHEQIVTTLPKAKDLRPIVEKLITLGKRGDLHARRQAIAQIRDEGQVAKLFAVLGPRYKERQGGYIRIMKAGFRYGDNAPLAVIEFVDRDVNAKGLDSGPVQARDEDEYEAA from the coding sequence ATGCGCCACGGTAATTCAGGCCGCAAACTCAACCGGACTGCCAGCCACCGCAAGGCAATGTTCGCCAATATGTCGGCCGCGCTGATCAAGCACGAGCAGATCGTTACCACCCTGCCCAAGGCGAAGGATCTGCGTCCGATCGTCGAGAAGCTGATCACCCTCGGCAAGCGCGGCGACCTGCACGCTCGTCGTCAGGCGATTGCCCAGATCCGTGACGAAGGTCAGGTGGCGAAGCTCTTCGCCGTGCTTGGCCCGCGCTACAAGGAACGTCAGGGCGGCTATATCCGCATCATGAAGGCTGGCTTCCGCTACGGCGACAATGCCCCGCTGGCCGTGATCGAGTTCGTCGATCGCGACGTCAACGCCAAGGGCCTCGACAGCGGCCCGGTGCAGGCGCGCGACGAGGACGAATACGAAGCCGCGTAA
- a CDS encoding DNA-directed RNA polymerase subunit alpha has product MTVTIQRNWQELIKPTKLEIVSGSDNARVASVVAEPLERGYGLTLGNALRRVLLSSLQGAAVTAIQIDGILHEFSSLPGVREDITDLVLNVKEIALKMGGEGPKRLALSRQGPGAVTAGDIKVTGDIEVLNPELVICHLDDGAEINIEFTVDTGKGYVAADKNRPEDAPIGFIPVDSLFSPVRRVSYKVDATRAGESLDKDKLTLQVETNGAISPEDAVAYAARILQDQLSVFVNFEEPSKEKAQDSVPELAFNPALLKKVDELELSVRSANCLKNDNIVYIGDLIQKTEAEMLRTPNFGRKSLNEIKEVLAQMGLHLGMDVANWPPENIDDLAKRYEDHY; this is encoded by the coding sequence ATAACCGTGACGATCCAGAGGAACTGGCAAGAACTGATCAAGCCGACCAAGCTGGAGATTGTTTCGGGCAGCGACAACGCGCGCGTGGCCTCGGTAGTTGCCGAGCCGCTTGAGCGCGGTTACGGGCTTACCCTTGGTAACGCCCTGCGTCGCGTGCTGCTGTCGTCGCTCCAGGGCGCGGCAGTGACTGCAATCCAGATTGACGGCATCCTGCATGAATTCTCGTCGCTTCCGGGCGTGCGGGAAGACATTACCGACCTCGTCCTCAACGTGAAGGAAATTGCGCTGAAGATGGGTGGCGAAGGCCCGAAGCGTCTTGCTCTGTCCCGTCAGGGTCCGGGCGCCGTGACGGCCGGCGACATCAAGGTCACCGGCGATATCGAAGTGCTGAACCCCGAGCTGGTGATCTGCCACCTCGACGACGGCGCCGAGATCAACATCGAGTTCACCGTCGATACCGGCAAGGGTTACGTTGCCGCCGACAAGAACCGTCCTGAAGACGCGCCGATCGGTTTCATCCCGGTCGACTCGCTGTTCTCGCCGGTTCGTCGTGTGAGCTACAAGGTCGATGCGACCCGTGCGGGCGAAAGCCTCGACAAGGACAAGTTGACCCTGCAGGTCGAGACCAACGGCGCGATCTCGCCGGAAGACGCCGTGGCCTATGCCGCGCGCATCCTCCAGGATCAGCTGTCGGTTTTCGTGAATTTCGAAGAGCCCAGCAAGGAAAAGGCCCAGGATTCGGTTCCCGAACTGGCCTTCAACCCGGCGCTGCTCAAGAAGGTCGACGAGCTCGAACTGTCAGTCCGCTCGGCCAACTGCCTCAAGAACGACAACATCGTCTATATCGGCGACCTCATCCAGAAGACGGAAGCCGAGATGCTGCGGACGCCGAATTTCGGCCGCAAGTCGCTCAACGAAATCAAGGAAGTCCTGGCACAGATGGGGCTTCATCTCGGAATGGACGTTGCCAACTGGCCACCCGAGAATATCGATGACCTCGCCAAGCGCTACGAAGATCATTATTGA
- the rpsK gene encoding 30S ribosomal protein S11, which yields MAKAEVARVKRKERKNITSGVAHVNASFNNTMVTIADMQGNTISWSSSGVMGFKGSRKSTPYAAQVAAEDAAKKAQEHGMKTLEVEVRGPGSGRESALRALQAAGFNVTSIRDVTSIPHNGCRPRKRRRV from the coding sequence ATGGCTAAAGCTGAAGTCGCGCGCGTCAAGCGCAAGGAACGCAAGAACATCACGTCGGGCGTTGCCCACGTGAATGCTTCGTTCAACAATACCATGGTCACCATCGCCGACATGCAGGGCAACACGATTTCGTGGTCCTCGTCGGGTGTCATGGGTTTCAAGGGCTCGCGCAAGTCGACCCCTTATGCAGCCCAGGTTGCTGCTGAAGATGCTGCCAAGAAGGCTCAGGAACACGGCATGAAGACCCTTGAGGTCGAAGTGCGTGGCCCGGGTTCGGGTCGTGAATCGGCGCTGCGTGCTCTCCAGGCCGCCGGTTTCAACGTGACCTCGATCCGTGACGTGACCTCGATCCCGCACAATGGCTGCCGCCCGCGCAAGCGGCGCCGCGTCTAA